Within Acidimicrobiales bacterium, the genomic segment TTGTCGGGGCCGCCGAGACGCGATCCGGGGCGCTCAAAACGTTGACCCGGGGGGCGTCGTGGTTTAATGTGGCGCAAAGTGGTGGACAGGGGAGGGGTCCCTCCCGCCCAGGGAGCACGGTGGTCCACAGTGGTGAGGAGCGCGTCGTCTCGTGGTTGTGAAGTTCTTCGGTCGCTACGAGCACGCGCTCGACCCCAAGGGCCGGGTCATCCTGCCGGCCAAGTTCCGGTCCCATTTCGAGCACGGGGGGTTCCTCACCCAGTACTGGGAAGGCTGTCTCGCTCTCTGGGCCCCGGACGAGTTCGAGAAGCAGATGTCGAGCATGGAAGAGTCCCAGGAGCTCGGGCGCTCGCAGCGCAACCTGGCCCGGGTGTGGGCCGCAGGGACCCAGGACGTGGAGATCGACAAGCAGGGCCGCCTGTTCATCGCCCCGTGGTTGCGGACCTTTGCCGGCCTGGAGACCGGCGTGCTCGTCAACGGTGCCCTCAATCGCATCGAGTTGTGGAGTCCCGACCGTTGGACTTCGAAGTTGGCGGCCACGGAGCAGATTCTGATCGACGACGCAGGCGAGGCGCCCTGACCTGGACCATGCGCAGCCCTTCGACCGGCACGGTGGAAGAACCCCTCTCCGCATCCTTCCCGATTCGACCGGGGAATTCCCCCGGCGGTACCGGGC encodes:
- the mraZ gene encoding division/cell wall cluster transcriptional repressor MraZ produces the protein MVVKFFGRYEHALDPKGRVILPAKFRSHFEHGGFLTQYWEGCLALWAPDEFEKQMSSMEESQELGRSQRNLARVWAAGTQDVEIDKQGRLFIAPWLRTFAGLETGVLVNGALNRIELWSPDRWTSKLAATEQILIDDAGEAP